The region TCTGATCGTTTAAATAATCATGCAAATATATATGCCTCTTTACCAGATTATCTGTTTCTGCCATCGCACCGTGGTGCGATTTTATTCTTTTACTGTACATAGAGTTCCACCGGCCTGGAAAACACTTCTTGGGCTTTCCTTATATCTTCTTCATCAGGATGTTTTGCTGCCATTTCATAACCTCTCAGTTTTTCTTCAGTCAATGCATGAGGATGATCTGGTGGGAGTGTCTTAAAAAAATTGATGAGTTTTTCACTTATCTTACCCTGACATATGAATTTAGCTATAACAATGTTTCTGTTTTCTTCTATTTTTTCAACACATCTCTGGAGTGCTCCCTTGGCATGCTGGGAATCTGGATATGCACCAAGCGTGACAAACAAGCCTACTTTTTTATTTTTTATCATCTTCATAAAATCTAATGCTTCCTTATTTGGCATTCCTTTATCTACCCAGCATCCAACTATTACAATATCAAACCGATCTATGAAATCTTTACTGTGTATTTCATTCATGGCAAGATACGTTGTTTCATATTTTTTCAGTACTTTATGTATTCCATCAGCTACTTTTTTAGTATTTCCCGTGAGACTTGAATAAGTCAGTAAAATTTTCATTCTATCTCTCCTCCCGAAAAGCTCTTTTAAAAAGCAATTGTATGATCTTATCGCCGCTGTGACGTATAAATATTTTTTCCGCTTCTACCCCATACACCTCTCTGATTAACTCTGGAGTGATTATCTCTCCGGGATCTCCCTTAGCTACAATTTCGCCGGAGTTCATGACTATAATCCGGTGACTGTATCTGATAGCCTGATTTAAATCATGCAGCACCATAACTACTGTTAATTTGCAATCTGCATTTATTTTCTTGATTAATTCGAGTATTTCTATCTGATACCTGATATCAAGAAACGTCGTTGGTTCGTCCAAAAGAAGAATTCCAGTGCTCTGCACCAGCCCCATGGCTATCCATGCTCTTTGCCTTTCGCCACCAGATAATTGCGAAACATATCTGTCGGAAAGGTGGTTCATGTTT is a window of Pseudothermotoga elfii DSM 9442 = NBRC 107921 DNA encoding:
- a CDS encoding ABC transporter ATP-binding protein, whose amino-acid sequence is MIQLSNLSFAYNGKPFINQIELLIEKAKITSIIGPNGSGKSTLLNLIAGLYKPHTGNVVIEGSDIFKISRKEIAKKLAIVFQQNYAPEDITVKELVQFGRNPHKKYFELLNDDDAGVVDWALRVTNMNHLSDRYVSQLSGGERQRAWIAMGLVQSTGILLLDEPTTFLDIRYQIEILELIKKINADCKLTVVMVLHDLNQAIRYSHRIIVMNSGEIVAKGDPGEIITPELIREVYGVEAEKIFIRHSGDKIIQLLFKRAFREER
- a CDS encoding flavodoxin family protein, encoding MKILLTYSSLTGNTKKVADGIHKVLKKYETTYLAMNEIHSKDFIDRFDIVIVGCWVDKGMPNKEALDFMKMIKNKKVGLFVTLGAYPDSQHAKGALQRCVEKIEENRNIVIAKFICQGKISEKLINFFKTLPPDHPHALTEEKLRGYEMAAKHPDEEDIRKAQEVFSRPVELYVQ